From the Marinobacter sp. es.048 genome, the window TCAAAGGCCTTCATCACGAGCGCCGCTTGCTGATTGCCGAGGGCAAGATGTGACCGGCAGATCCATTACAACCTGAAGCGTCAACAAAGCCCCTCATCGAGGGGCTTTGTTGTTTCAGGGAGGGTGATCAAGAGGGATAGAATTGCTGTATGGCGCTCAGCAAGGTGTCTACATCCTGTCGGCTGACATCCCGGTGAGTGACAAAACGGATAGGGTTGCCGGCGGTAATCAGGATGCCTTGTTCCGCCAGGAAGTCTTTTAGTTGTGACGATTTGCCTGCCTTGCATCGCGCGTAGACGATGTTGGTCTGGGTAATGGCCGGGTTGATCTCCAGTTCCGGAATCTTGGCCAGCCCGGTACTCAGGTATTCAGCATTGTCATGGTCCTCAAACAGCCTGAGCGGCCCATCGTCCAGGGCGATGCGCGCGGCAGCGGCCAATATACCTGCCTGGCGCATGCCGCCACCCACCATTTTGCGTAGCCGGGTTGCCCGTTCGATAAAGGCCCGGGAACCCAGCAGTAACGACCCAACCGGTGCGCCCAGGCCTTTGGACAGGCACACGCTGACGGAATCGTAGTGCCTGGTTATCTCGGTGACATCGCAATTGGATTTTACTGCGGCATTAAAAACCCGGGCGCCGTCCAGGTGCAGAAGCAGTCCGTGCTCGTCACAGAACGCACGGGCTTGCCCCTGGTAGTCCAGGTGCAGCACTCTGCCACCGATGGTGTTCTCCAGGGAGAGCAGTCGGGTAATGGCAAAATGGAAATCGTCAGCCTTGATGGCCGCCTTGGCCTTGTCGAGATCAATGCTGCCGTCTGGCTCGTTCTCGATCGGTTGAGGTTGCACGCTGCCCAGCACGGCGGCGCCGCCGCCTTCATACCGGTAATTGTGGGCAGACTGGCCGCAAAGGTACTCATCGCCCCGGCCACAGTGGCTCATGATGGCCAGAAGATTGGCCTGGGTGCCGGTGGCGGTAAAGAGAGCCGCCTCGAAGCCGAGCCGCTCGGCGGCGTAGGCCTGCAGACTGTTGACGGTAGGGTCGTCGCCATAGACGTCGTCTCCCACCTCGGCGCTGGCCATGGCCTCGCGCATCTCGGGGGTAGGGCGGGTGACAGTATCGCTGCGGAAATCGATCATTGCTCTTGGCGCCTTTTTCTTTCCTGGGATGTCTGCATTCTACAGTGCAGCATGAATCATGGGGTTCCCACCCTTTGTATTATTCCCGATTCGTCCCCATAAACCAGAGTAAAGCCAAACAACAGGAGATCAGCAATGACGGCACCAACCCTTAAGGAACAACTGAACAACGCGGTAAAAGAAGCAATGCGTAACAAGGACAAAACCCGTCTGGTTACTTTGCGCATGGCCCAGTCTGCCGTGAAGCAGATTGAGATTGATGAACGCCGCGAGCTCAACGACGAGGACGTCCTTAAGGTGCTGGACAAGATGCTCAAGCAGCGCCGCGATGCCGCCAGTCAGTACGATGACGCAGGTCGTGAGGAACTGGGAGACAAAGAGCGTGCCGAAATGGTGATCATTGAGGAATTCATGCCTGCGGCCCTGAACGAGGATGACCTGGACGGTTTGATCCGAATGGCCATCAGTGCAACCGACGCCCAGGGGATTCAGGACATGGGTAAAGTGATGAGCGAGCTCAAGCCCCAGGTGCTTGGCCGGGTTGAGATGGGACATCTGAGCAAGAAAGTGAGAGCTGCGCTGGCGGGTTGAGCTTCAGCGTTTACGTCCGCTCTTGGACATGAATGGCCTTTTTACCAATCGAGCCTGAGGCTGGCCAGAAGCGCCTCGCCCAGGCTCAGATCCACGGTACCCGTGCCCAGATCCTGGTATCGGACACGGGTATCGATACTGGCGCCGATGCCAAGAGCCACTGCCGGCCAGGATCCCTCGCCATCGTGAACCCGGTACGTCAGTTCTGTTCTCCACTCACGTAAATAGAGGGCACTTTCGACTTCCCTGGCCTTATCCAGCGTGGCCCATCGATCCCCGATTCGCTCCAAGCGGAACTCCCAAAGCCGACCGGGGCTTTGCCACTGCACTAAGACCGGCAGGTCTACCAACCACTGGCCACGTTCATTGCTTTGTTTCCAGCGCACCCTTGGAAGCCAGCGGAAAGTTCCGAAGCGATGGTCGCCGCCAACGCCGAGGCTGAAGGAGCTGGCTTCATTTATGGCACGGAACAGCGCGATACGGCCGTTCACCACGTCACTGTGGAAGTCCTGATACTTGAACATGTTGGAGGTTCCGGCAATACCGGCCCGTGCTTCCAGGCGGTAAAGTCGGTATTGCCATTCGCCGCCGAAGGTTAACCGATGCAGATGCCCGTTGTGGGCCGGCTCGCCGGTGCGGATGCGTAATGGCTGGTAATCGTAATCGATACCGAAGGTGCCGGATGAGCCCTGGTTTTGCCAGCCAAGCCCTCGCTGCGAGCGGGTCACTTCGTTGGCAGACGGCCGATTCTCAGGCCAATCGTAAGGCTGCCATTGGCGATAGAGCAGATAAGCATTGCTTGATGCCTGCGCCATGCATGGCATGGCCAGAGTGACAAAAAGAAACGGGGCCAGAACAGAAAGCCCTAATCTGGCGAAATTCCTGGTTTGATACCAACGCCCTGTGCCCACCATGCGTTGCCTCGTGCAAAGCCTGTGAATTGCGCGATCTATGCCCTACTATTTTAGCGTCAGATTCTTCAGCCGCGGAGATTTTCAGAAGCCTATGTCCGACAAAGAGCTACGCACCCGATCCGACAAACAGGCCATCGATCAGTTTATCAACGAGGTTCGTACGCTGCCCAAACAGGGCGGTGGACAGGGGCGGCTGATTTTTGCGCTGGACGCAACCGCCAGCCGTGAGGCTACCTGGGATCAGGCCTGTCATCTGCAGAGTGAACTGTTTATGGCTACCCGGGATCTGGGTGGGCTGGCTATTCAGCTTTGTTACTACCGTGGCTTCGGTGAGTTCAAGGCCACGGGGTTCGTTACCGAAACCGGACAATTGCTGAACCTGATGAACGGTGTTTCCTGCCTCGGTGGCCGAACTCAGATCAGCCGGGTATTGGCCCACGCGGTGAAAGAGACCCGCGCGAAGCCCGTCAAGGCGGTGGTGTTTATTGGCGACTGCTGCGAGGAAGCGGTGGACGAGCTTTGCCATACCGCCGGGGAGTTGGGCATGCTGCGAACGCCGGTGTTTATGTTTCACGAGGGCAACGATGCCCGCGCCCGGGCGGTCTTCCAGCAGGTGAGCAAACTCTCTGGAGGTGCCTATGCGCCCTTTGACCGCAATAGCCCGCAGGTGCTCAAGGATCTTATGGCGGCCGTTGCGGTCTATGCTTCCGGGGGAGCCAAGGCCCTGCAGGACTTTTCCAGCCGCAGCTCTCCGGAAGTGAAGCGCTTGACCAAACAGATCCGGTAGCGCCTGTAGACATCCACTGAGGGGCCTGTTGGCCCGGAGTAACTGAGTGCCATTAACGCTTGTTGTCATCGTTGTCGCGGTTGTTGCCTGGATATGGTTGCGTAACCAGCCGGCCAGCCAGCGCAATACCGCCATTCTCAAGCTCGCTCTTCTGGCCGGTATCGGGATAGTGGTTTTACTGGCCGCAACCGGCCGTCTGCATTTCCTGTTCGCGGGGATGGCGTTTCTTTATCCGCTTTTGCGTCGGTTATTGCCCTCTCTATTGCGAGGAGGCCTGGGCAGCATGGCGAGCGGTGCCAGTGCCAAATCGGGTAACCAATCGCATGTTTCCAGTGACATCCTGGAAATGACCCTGGATCACGATTCCGGGACCATGAATGGAAAAATCATCAAGGGGCCAATGGAGGGCCGTGAGCTGGCGGATCTGGGCGAGAGCGAGTTCCTTGAGTTGCTGCGCTATTGCCGGGCGCAGGATGAGGACTCAGCCCGCCTTCTGGAGACCTACCTGGACCGTCGGTTCGGCGACTCCTGGCGAGCAGACGATGAGACCGCCTCTGAAGACACTCAGTCAGGCGGAACCGGCAATGCTGGCGGTCCTCTGACTGAAAACGAGGCGCTGGACATCCTGGGGCTGGAGCCCGGCGCGAGTCGGGATGAGATCATCAAGGCTCATCGACGGATGATGCAGAAGCTGCACCCCGACCATGGGGGCAGCAATTATCTGGCGGCACGCATCAATGAGGCTAAGGAGTGCCTGCTGGGCTGACTTTCTCGGTTGATGAAGCCTTCTGCTTATCAGAAGCCGATTTCCTTTTTATCGGCTGACGTGGCTTCCGGACGGCCGGGGTCGGAGGCGCCGGCTCATTGCGCAAGTACGCTCCAGGCGCGGGCTCGATCAAAGGCAGATTGCCCTCTCCCGGAGTCCGGGCCTTCACTTCGCCGCCGCCGAACTGTTCTGCCCAAGCTACCCAGTCGGGCCACCAGGAACCTTCAAACTGCTCGGCACCTTTCAGCCATTCTTCTGGGTTGGGTGGGTTCTCTGCATTCAGGCGATACCCGTACTTTTTCTTCTCGGGTGGATTTATGATGCCGGCGATGTGTCCGGAGCCGCCGAGGACAAAACGCAATGGGCCGCCAAGGTTCTGTGCACCCTTGTAGCATGAGACCCAGGGCGCTATGTGGTCCTCAATAGCGGAGGCAAAATAGCTGGGTATCTTCACTTTCCTCAAATCGATTGGCGTTCCTGCCAGTGTTATGCCACCGGGTTCGCGCAGCCGGTTGTTCAGGTACATATTTCGCAGGTAGAAACTGTGCATGGCCGCCGGCATGCGAGTGGCGTCCGAATTCCAGTACAACAGGTCAAAGGGCGCAGTATCGCGGCCGAGAAGGTAATTGTTGACGAAAAATGACCATATCAGGCTGTTGGCCCTTAGCATGTTGAAGGCCGTTGCCATGGAAGCACCTTCAAGATAGCCCTGTTTGTTCATGGCCTTTTCGATTTTGGCGATCGAGTCTTCGTCGATGAAGACTTCCAGATCTCCGACGTCCGAGAAATCCATCATGCTGTTGAGAAACGTCGCGCTTTTAACGCGGTCATCCCCGCGAGCGGCCAGCCAGGCGAGCGTGCAACCCAGCAGTGTTCCGCCGATGCAATACCCGACGGTGTTGATTTCTCGCTCACCCGTCGCCTGCTCGATCGCATCCATCGCGGCGACCGGACCTTCGAGCATGTAATCTTCAAAGGTCTTGTGTGCCAGCTCTGGACCGGGATTTACCCAGGAAACCACGAACACGGTGTGCCCCTGTTCCACCCAATAACGAATGAAGGATTTCTTCTCTCCAAGATCGAGGATGTAGTACTTATTGATCCAGGGGGGGATCACCAGCAAAGGCCGGCGATGGACGGTGTCGGTGGTCGGCCGGTATTGGATGAGTTGCATCAGATCGTTCTGGAACACCACGTCGCCCGGTGTGTTGGCCAGATTGTCGCCCACCTCAAAGGCGTCCGGATCAGACATGCGGAAGGGCATCGGGCCCTTGCCCTCGTCCAGATCACGAAGCAGGTTTGCCAGGCCTCGCAGCAAATTCCTGCCCCGTGTCTTCACGGTTGTGCGCAGCACTTCCGGATTGCTCAGGATGAAGTTGCTCGGGGCAAGGGCATCGGTCATCTGGCTGGTGAAAAAACGGACTTTCCGTTTATCGTGCTCGTCCAGATCCCTGACATCGTCAATGGTGTCCATAACCCAGCGGGTTGACAGCAAATAGGCCTGCTTGAGGGCGTTGAAGGCTATGACGTCGTTCCAGGCCTGGTCCCGGAATCGGCCGTCGCCGGGTTCCGGTTCGGCTACGGTCAGTGGTTTCTTGCCAATGCCGCTGGCGAGCATGCCAGACCAGAACAGGCTGGTATCCTTTAACAGTCGCATCTGCGCGAACAGAAGCGTGTCTGGCTGGGTGGCAAGCTTGCCGGTCAGGGTAACGAAGGGTTTGGTCATGCTCCCCACGCTGGCCGGATTCGGCGGGCCACCCCGTAAACGACGCATGACAGAGCGCTTGAGCAAACGGCCACCATGAACACCGACTCGCGCCAGTGAGCGGCTTACCACATTGGGTTCGAATTCAGGCGGTGATTGCTTTTTTATTGGTTTATCAGCCATTTTTTCGCCTTCTGTCTTTCAAATGTTACATGTAAACGCCGCCGTTAACGTTGATCTGCTGGCCGGTGATGTAATCCCCTTCTGCGGCCAGGAAAACCACGGCGCGGGCGATTTCCTCCGGCTTGCCAAAACGACCCATGGGAACCCGGGCAATGATCTGTTCCCGGATGTTCTCCGGAACCTGAGCCAGCATTTCGGTTTCGGTAAAGCCGGGGGCGATGGCATTGACCGTGATGTTGTACTTGGCCATTTCGAGCGCCAGGGTCTTGGTGAAGGCAATAATGCCGCCCTTACTGGCCGCGTAGTTGGCTTGCCCGAAGTTGCCCGCCTGCCCGACGAAAGACGTGATATTGATGATGCGACCGTACTTCTGCTCCATCATAATCTTCAATACTTCGGAGCAGGTCGCGTAGACGCTGCCCAGGTTGGTATCGAGGACGTCGTTCCAATCGTCGTCGGTAAGCTTCTTCATGGACTTGTCTTTGGTGATGCCGGCGTTGTTCACCAGGATATCGATGCGGCCCCACTGATCCTGAACCTGGCGTACCAGGCTCCGTGCTTCCGGCATTTTTGACAGGTCTGCCTTGAAGGCAAGCGCCCGGACGCCGGTCGCCTCGATTTCCTTGGCAACCTCATCGCCTTCATGCTGACGGGAGCGGTAGTTGATGGCGACATCGGCGCCACGCTGGGCAAGTTGAAGCGCGATATGGCGACCGATGCCTCGTGAGGCGCCGGTTACGAGGGCGACTTTCCCTTTGAGATCTTGCATGAAATCCTCCCTGGAGCGATAGCTCGCTTTGAATGTAATTTTTTATGATTCATAACCTCATTCAAGCTAGCAGAGCTCCTGAAATGCGACAAGAAAACTTGATGCCTGTCACGCTTTGCGGATGAACGTCTTGAGCCGCGGCGCAATGGATTCGCGCCATTGGCTGCCGTTGAAGACACCGTAATGGCCAACTCCCTTTTGCAGATGGTGCAGACGCCTGGATTCCGGAATATTCACGCACAGGTCGTGGGCGGCCCGGGTCTGTCCGGGACTGGAAATGTCGTCTTTCTCGCCTTCGATTGTCATCAGTGCTGTCTTTTCGATTGCCGCCGGATTCACTTTTCGGCCGCGATGCATGAAGCAACCCCGGGCAAGGTGAAACTCCTGGAACACACGTTGGATAGTGTCCAGGTAGTAAGTGGCCGGTAGGTCCATGACCGCAAGATACTCATCGTAGAACTCACGATGACGCCTGATCTTCTCGACTTCCTTATTCCGCATGGACTTGAAAAGTCCCCGGTAGGCGTCAACGTGGCGGTCAAAATTCATGTTCACGAATCCGGTCAGTTGCAGAAAGCCGGGATAAACTTTTCGCATGGCTCCCGGGTAAGGCGCGGGCACAGGGTGAACCAGGTTGCGTCGGAACCAGGCCAGATTGTGTTTGGTCGCGAGCTCGCATGGTGCGGTGGGGTCGACGCGTCCATCTATTGGGCCGCTCATCAGGGCCAGCGAGCGTGGTGTCGCGGGGTTATTGTCCTCGGCCATGATGGCCGTAGCTGCGAGCACCGGCACTACGGGTTGGCACACTGCCAATACATGGGTGTCCGGCCCGAGTTCTTCAATAAAATCGATAACGTAGTCGATATAGTCGTCCAGCCCAAAGTCGCCAGCGGACAGAGGAACCCTGCAGGCATCGCGCCAGTCGGTGATGTAGACGTCGTGGTCTGGCAGCATTTCCTTCACAGTGCCACGCAGCAGTGAGGCAAAGTGCCCGGACAAGGGCGCAACGATCAGGAGTTTCGGATCATCGGGGCGCGATACGCTGCGCTGGAAATGCTTGAGCTGGGCAAAGGGTCTGCGTTTGACGATGGCTTCACTGATGTCGACCTCTTCGCCGTCGCACACCGTTGTGTGCAGATTGAAGGCCGGTTTCGGGTAGCGGCGGGTCAGGTCGCCGAACACGCCATAGGCGGAGGCAATACTGCGAGCGCCCGGTAAGCGGGACAGGGGGCTGAGAGGATGCCTGAGCAATTTACTCTGTGCGTCTGTCATCATGCGCAAGGGCATCAGCGCAGCGCGGCTCATTTCATGGGCAAAATACATCATGACATTGTCCTGCTTGAGTTATGGAGGCCGGAAGTCAATGCAAAGCTTAACAGCCATCGATTTCCGCGCTCGATCTTTGATACCCGATGCTGATAGAGATCCGGGCGAAACAGATATAATCTTCCAAAAAGGTTGAAAATGTTCTTGTCGCAAATGAATTCGCCACCGGCTTTGGGTTTGGCCAGAACCCAATTGAGTTTATAGAGCCGGCCCTCGGAAACCATGTCCACGTGCGGCCCTACCTTGTGGCCTTCTGGATATCTGACCAGGTAGATATTCAGGCGTCTGGAATGAAAGAGAACCCGGGTTTTTACGTTTGCGGGCATAGTAATGGCATTCGCTCTTGAAGAGTCACTCAAAGCAGTTTGCGCGCTCTGCGGGCGGTAGGTCAATTAATCAGCGCTCGCAGGATCTCTAGTCTGGCCGAGAGGCCGATTTATTGGCGTGACCATTGGCGCGGACTCGTTGATACTGTGGGTATTCTAGGACCACTTCTTTTCTAAAGGATCGCAAGAATGTCTCTCTTCCCCGACGACAACGGCGAGAACGACCTGTTCATGTCACGAACCGACCCGGAAAACCCGCTGGGCACCCATGCCCCATACAGTTTCGAGTTGGAAGGCAAGATCTGGCCAACCGTGGAACACTATTTCCAGGGGATGAAGTTTACTGACGACAACCGCCAGGAAAAGGTGCGCAACGCCGATACGCCCGGCAAGGCAGGAAAGCTTGGGCGCAAGCGTCATAAGAGCCTGCGGCGGGATTGGAAACAGGTGCGCGAAACCGTTATGACACGAGGGATCTACGTGCGCTGCCGAACCCATCCCGAACTGGCAGAGGCTCTACTGGATACCGGCGACACGAAAATCGTTGAGAACAGCAATTTCGATTATTTCTGGGGCTGTGGCCGGGATCGGCGGGGCGAGAACCGTTACGGGAAAGTGTTGATGAACGTACGGACGAAACTGCGGGAGGAGCAGGCAGAGCGAGGTTGAATATTAACCGTGGGCTCTACCTGCCACTCCGGTGAGGCCGGTCAGTCGCTCTGCTTTAGGCCCATTTCCCAGAAATCGATTTCAAGCCGGGTGGCGTCGCTGAAAATCCGACTCAGCTCTTTGAAGCGGGCAGGGGAGACTTCGGCCAGTCGCTCATCGAGCCAGCGGATCTCTGCCTTCATGGCGTCCTGGAACTCGTCGCTCTCGTACATCGCGATCCAGGCGTCGTAGGGGTTGTTCTCACCCCGAATCGTTTCCGCCCGGCTGTTCAGCCAGTTGGCGATTTCACCGTAACCCACCATGCACGGTGACAGGGCAACGTGCAGGTCCAGCAGATCGCCGCGGTTGCCGGTATCCAGAACATAGCGCGTGTAGGCGAGTGTGGCGCGGGCTTCCGGCAGGTCGGCCAGTTCTTGTTCGGAAATGCCCCATTCCTTGCAGTAGCTGACGTGCAGATCCAGTTCCACATCCAGGATGGCCTGCAAACCGTCCTTGGCCTGGCGGAGGTCCGACAGTGTCGGGCTTTTATAGGCGGCCAGCGCAAAGGCACGGGCAAACTGGATCAGAAAAAGGTAGTCCTGTTTCAGATAATGCTGGAACGCTTCGGGCGCCAGCGACGCATTACCCAATTGCTGCACGAAGTCGTGCTGGATATACGCCTGCCACTCGGACTGGCAGCTTCGCTTCAGATCGTCAAACTGGTAAGGCATGCGTTCTCCCGAAAACACTGTTGGTTCAGTAGCAGGAATTGGGGGATGAGTCCGGATTGATTTCGCCGGCGACTTCTTCCGGGTCAATGCCGTGACTGGTTAGCACTTCCCGCACAAAGTTCACCTGAGCGAGTATTCTGTCAGCGTCATCCCCGTATTCAAACCGGTTGATCTCGACCGGCTGGGGCATGAAGGTAAAGGCGGTTTTCAGAGCGGTGAGTGTATCTTCATCGACCATTGGCATACTCCTCATGCGGTTTGAGTGACTCATGAGGAGTATACGCAAGTCTTCCAGTAAAGACCGCTGTCCCTGACCAAGCGGGCTTGCCTCACGGTATGGCCTGTTCAAGCCTGCCTGCGGCTTGATGCCACAAGTGAGCCCAGCACCACAAGCACGGCTGCCAGGGGCAGCCGCCAGTCCGGCGCTGCGATTCCGGCCAGCACCAGGAAAAGGGCCGCCAGCACTGGTACCGCGTAGGCGAGACTGCCCACCAGGGCCGTGGGCCCCTTCCGGAGAGCCAGGTCCCAGGCCACCATGGCCAGCCCGTATGGCCCCAGACCGAGGGCGACGCCTGCGGCGAGAGCCGTTCCTGACGGCAGCACGGCGGCAGAGCCGGAAACGGTGTCCGCGGCCGCTGCCCCGGCACCGGCCAGAAGGAACAGACCGGGCATGACAGGAGCTATAGCAACAGGCGTGGCCTGGCAGATCCATGAATACAGCGCCCAGCATCCCCCGGCCACAAGAGCTAGCCCGTAACCAGTCAGATTGCCTGAAAAACCATTATTCAGGGCCTCCGGACCCAGCAGCAAAGCCGCGCCGGAAAAGGCAATCAGTGCCCCCGCAATAACCGGGAGGGCGATCCCCCGATGGAAAGCCCACTGGCTGATCAAGATGAACATCACCGGCCAGGTATAGGTGATAAGTGACGCCTCTGCGGTGGGTGCCATGCCCAGCCCGGCCAGATAGGCGCCGACCGCCCCCAGCACCAGCAAAGGCACAAGACCGAAAATCACCAGTTTCCATTGCCAGGACACTTTCACAGATCTGCGCGCTTCGCGGCCCCGGAAACTCATGGGTAGCACGGCCAGTGCGCCACTGATCAGGGCGATGGTCGTAAGCTGGAAGGGCGGGATGGACTGCGCTGCATCAGCCAGCAAAGGGGCAACAGCCCAAAGAACGACGGCAACCAGAGCCGCGCTGATGCTCAGGATGTTGGGCAGACGGATGGTCGCGTTAAGAATCCTCATGGGCAGTCCTCCTTTAGCTGGTGTGTTGTGATCTGACAGCGGGAGGATATACTCGCTTGAGATATCACAAAAACAACGGTTAGTGATAAAAAGCATCACAGGAGTTGATGATTTGCGTCCCCGGATTCTTGATCTGAACGTTCTGCAAACGCTCGTGGCTATCGCCGATACCGGAACGGTTACCGCCGCGGCTGAGCGGCTTGCCTATACCCAGTCAACTGTCAGCATGCAGTTGCATCGCCTGGAAGCCATGTTGGAAGTGCCCCTTCACGAGCGAGAGGGCCGACGTATACGGTTCACCGCTGAGGGCGAACAGTTGATTGGTTACGCCCGGAAAATGCTGTCCCTGAACAACGAGGCACTGGATTCGCTCCGGCAGCGGCAGGTATCGGGGCAGCTGAGCCTGGGTATCCCCGAAGACTATGCGTTTTTGCTGACCTCCGTTCTTTCCCATTTCAGTCAGCTTTTTCCGGCAGTCCAGCTTCAGGTTATCTGTGGTTCCAGCGTCAGGCTTTTGCAGCAGGTGCAGGCCGGTGAGCTGGATCTGGCGGTTGTGACCCGTCAGACCCGCTCTCCCGGGGGTGAAGTGATTCGCCGGGAGCCACTGGTGTGGGCGGTCGGCGCCGAGAAA encodes:
- a CDS encoding penicillin-binding protein encodes the protein MVDEDTLTALKTAFTFMPQPVEINRFEYGDDADRILAQVNFVREVLTSHGIDPEEVAGEINPDSSPNSCY
- a CDS encoding DMT family transporter, whose product is MRILNATIRLPNILSISAALVAVVLWAVAPLLADAAQSIPPFQLTTIALISGALAVLPMSFRGREARRSVKVSWQWKLVIFGLVPLLVLGAVGAYLAGLGMAPTAEASLITYTWPVMFILISQWAFHRGIALPVIAGALIAFSGAALLLGPEALNNGFSGNLTGYGLALVAGGCWALYSWICQATPVAIAPVMPGLFLLAGAGAAAADTVSGSAAVLPSGTALAAGVALGLGPYGLAMVAWDLALRKGPTALVGSLAYAVPVLAALFLVLAGIAAPDWRLPLAAVLVVLGSLVASSRRQA
- the ltaE gene encoding low-specificity L-threonine aldolase; protein product: MIDFRSDTVTRPTPEMREAMASAEVGDDVYGDDPTVNSLQAYAAERLGFEAALFTATGTQANLLAIMSHCGRGDEYLCGQSAHNYRYEGGGAAVLGSVQPQPIENEPDGSIDLDKAKAAIKADDFHFAITRLLSLENTIGGRVLHLDYQGQARAFCDEHGLLLHLDGARVFNAAVKSNCDVTEITRHYDSVSVCLSKGLGAPVGSLLLGSRAFIERATRLRKMVGGGMRQAGILAAAARIALDDGPLRLFEDHDNAEYLSTGLAKIPELEINPAITQTNIVYARCKAGKSSQLKDFLAEQGILITAGNPIRFVTHRDVSRQDVDTLLSAIQQFYPS
- a CDS encoding polyhydroxyalkanoate depolymerase, producing MMYFAHEMSRAALMPLRMMTDAQSKLLRHPLSPLSRLPGARSIASAYGVFGDLTRRYPKPAFNLHTTVCDGEEVDISEAIVKRRPFAQLKHFQRSVSRPDDPKLLIVAPLSGHFASLLRGTVKEMLPDHDVYITDWRDACRVPLSAGDFGLDDYIDYVIDFIEELGPDTHVLAVCQPVVPVLAATAIMAEDNNPATPRSLALMSGPIDGRVDPTAPCELATKHNLAWFRRNLVHPVPAPYPGAMRKVYPGFLQLTGFVNMNFDRHVDAYRGLFKSMRNKEVEKIRRHREFYDEYLAVMDLPATYYLDTIQRVFQEFHLARGCFMHRGRKVNPAAIEKTALMTIEGEKDDISSPGQTRAAHDLCVNIPESRRLHHLQKGVGHYGVFNGSQWRESIAPRLKTFIRKA
- a CDS encoding 2OG-Fe(II) oxygenase, yielding MPANVKTRVLFHSRRLNIYLVRYPEGHKVGPHVDMVSEGRLYKLNWVLAKPKAGGEFICDKNIFNLFGRLYLFRPDLYQHRVSKIERGNRWLLSFALTSGLHNSSRTMS
- a CDS encoding LysR substrate-binding domain-containing protein, with product MRPRILDLNVLQTLVAIADTGTVTAAAERLAYTQSTVSMQLHRLEAMLEVPLHEREGRRIRFTAEGEQLIGYARKMLSLNNEALDSLRQRQVSGQLSLGIPEDYAFLLTSVLSHFSQLFPAVQLQVICGSSVRLLQQVQAGELDLAVVTRQTRSPGGEVIRREPLVWAVGAEKQPSLTDPIPLALYSPGADVFREVAEQALFSAGRQWRLAYSSQSMTGLMPVVVAGLAVVPVTRDMLTPQLRVLDERSGMPALQSIEMALHRPSGRPTEPARQMADLIREHLAGDG
- the tenA gene encoding thiaminase II is translated as MPYQFDDLKRSCQSEWQAYIQHDFVQQLGNASLAPEAFQHYLKQDYLFLIQFARAFALAAYKSPTLSDLRQAKDGLQAILDVELDLHVSYCKEWGISEQELADLPEARATLAYTRYVLDTGNRGDLLDLHVALSPCMVGYGEIANWLNSRAETIRGENNPYDAWIAMYESDEFQDAMKAEIRWLDERLAEVSPARFKELSRIFSDATRLEIDFWEMGLKQSD
- a CDS encoding NADAR family protein, producing the protein MSLFPDDNGENDLFMSRTDPENPLGTHAPYSFELEGKIWPTVEHYFQGMKFTDDNRQEKVRNADTPGKAGKLGRKRHKSLRRDWKQVRETVMTRGIYVRCRTHPELAEALLDTGDTKIVENSNFDYFWGCGRDRRGENRYGKVLMNVRTKLREEQAERG
- a CDS encoding PHA/PHB synthase family protein translates to MADKPIKKQSPPEFEPNVVSRSLARVGVHGGRLLKRSVMRRLRGGPPNPASVGSMTKPFVTLTGKLATQPDTLLFAQMRLLKDTSLFWSGMLASGIGKKPLTVAEPEPGDGRFRDQAWNDVIAFNALKQAYLLSTRWVMDTIDDVRDLDEHDKRKVRFFTSQMTDALAPSNFILSNPEVLRTTVKTRGRNLLRGLANLLRDLDEGKGPMPFRMSDPDAFEVGDNLANTPGDVVFQNDLMQLIQYRPTTDTVHRRPLLVIPPWINKYYILDLGEKKSFIRYWVEQGHTVFVVSWVNPGPELAHKTFEDYMLEGPVAAMDAIEQATGEREINTVGYCIGGTLLGCTLAWLAARGDDRVKSATFLNSMMDFSDVGDLEVFIDEDSIAKIEKAMNKQGYLEGASMATAFNMLRANSLIWSFFVNNYLLGRDTAPFDLLYWNSDATRMPAAMHSFYLRNMYLNNRLREPGGITLAGTPIDLRKVKIPSYFASAIEDHIAPWVSCYKGAQNLGGPLRFVLGGSGHIAGIINPPEKKKYGYRLNAENPPNPEEWLKGAEQFEGSWWPDWVAWAEQFGGGEVKARTPGEGNLPLIEPAPGAYLRNEPAPPTPAVRKPRQPIKRKSASDKQKASSTEKVSPAGTP
- a CDS encoding GatB/YqeY domain-containing protein; translated protein: MTAPTLKEQLNNAVKEAMRNKDKTRLVTLRMAQSAVKQIEIDERRELNDEDVLKVLDKMLKQRRDAASQYDDAGREELGDKERAEMVIIEEFMPAALNEDDLDGLIRMAISATDAQGIQDMGKVMSELKPQVLGRVEMGHLSKKVRAALAG
- the fabG gene encoding 3-oxoacyl-[acyl-carrier-protein] reductase gives rise to the protein MQDLKGKVALVTGASRGIGRHIALQLAQRGADVAINYRSRQHEGDEVAKEIEATGVRALAFKADLSKMPEARSLVRQVQDQWGRIDILVNNAGITKDKSMKKLTDDDWNDVLDTNLGSVYATCSEVLKIMMEQKYGRIINITSFVGQAGNFGQANYAASKGGIIAFTKTLALEMAKYNITVNAIAPGFTETEMLAQVPENIREQIIARVPMGRFGKPEEIARAVVFLAAEGDYITGQQINVNGGVYM
- a CDS encoding DnaJ domain-containing protein; translation: MPLTLVVIVVAVVAWIWLRNQPASQRNTAILKLALLAGIGIVVLLAATGRLHFLFAGMAFLYPLLRRLLPSLLRGGLGSMASGASAKSGNQSHVSSDILEMTLDHDSGTMNGKIIKGPMEGRELADLGESEFLELLRYCRAQDEDSARLLETYLDRRFGDSWRADDETASEDTQSGGTGNAGGPLTENEALDILGLEPGASRDEIIKAHRRMMQKLHPDHGGSNYLAARINEAKECLLG